The DNA segment ACGGTGTGCAATGAAATCATCGAGCGATTCCAACGCCTCGTCGCGGCAAACGGGCAGATCAAACCGGTCGACTTTGCCGGGATGGTCTTCGAATCGATCTCGCACCATCGCGATCACCTCGCGTGTGATCGAATCAGGTTCGAATGAGGGCGTCGGTGGCACATCTTTCGGTCCGCCTTTGCCGAAAGTCTTTCGATTGTCTTGGTCGAAGTTCCATTGACCGCCTTCCGGGGCACCTTCTTCGTCGAGCAGGATGCTGTGCTCCTTTCGCATCGTTCGATAGAACTGTTCCATCACCATCGATTTGCGACCCGATGCCCATTCGTCAAATTGGTCGGGTGAACAGTAGAAATGATTGTCGGCGAGAAACTCGAGCGGCACGTCTTCCTGTTCGGCGGTGGATTGGAGTTGTTCGCGAACTCGGTAGTCACCCGGAGCAACGACCAAGATTTTTTCGACCGAGTGTGCCGAGAGCGTTTTCCGCAAAACGCTGGCAAATGAACTTTCGCGAGCCTTTCGCCGATCCCCGGTCAGTTCGTGGTACAGGACCTTGAGACCATGGTCGATCAATTCGTCTCGAAAGTGCCGCATGGGACTGAAAAATCCGACCAGGCGAGTTTGATGGCACCAAACATGGGTGGCTTCTTCGTCGTTTTCCGCCATCCAAACGCGATCGGTTTCGGGATCAAAATCGTCGAAGGCCTCGGAGTCGTGGTTGAGTTGATCACCCAAGACGAGCACGAGATGGCGAATTTTTGTCATGACGGGTCCAGCAAACGGCGGTCTCGAATTATCCTCACGCGTATTCACGGTAGCGCGGACGCAACCCTGCCCTGCTCTGCCCTGCCCCAAACTCGCAATTTTTGTCCTCGCAGACACCTGGAAACGAACCACGCATGGAAATTTGGCCCGCCATCGATTTGCGTCACGGAAAACCGGTTCGCCTTCGCCAAGGAGACTACGACCAGCAAACCACGTTCGGGGATGACCCGGTCGAATTCGCAAAACGCTGGCAGGAATCCGGCGCCAAACGATTGCACTTGGTCGATCTGGACGCCGCGCGAGGCGACAGTCCCGACGCTAACCGAGACGCGGTGCAGCGGATCATCGAGGCAACCGGGTTGCCCTGCCAAATGGGCGGTGGTGTGCGTGATGAAGCCACGATCGAATCGTTGTTGAAAGTGGGCGTCACCCGTTTGGTCGTTGGTTCGCGGGCGTTGAAAGACCCGGACTGGTTCGTCGAAATGTGCGACAAGTATCCCGGCAAGTTGGTCGCAGGCATCGATGCTCGTGATGGCATGGTTGCCACACAAGGCTGGCTCGAAACCAGCGACGTCTCGGCGTTTGAGTTTGCGACCAAATTGCGATCGCGAACTGAAAACATCGCAGCGATTGTCTACACCGACATCGCGAAAGACGGCATGATGCAAGGTCCCAACTTTGAAGGGTTGGCAGAGATGGCCGCCGCGAGCGACATCCCGTTGGTGGCCAGTGGTGGCGTGACGACCTATGACGACATCAAGCAGCTGGTCGAGATGAAGATGCCCGCCGCGATTGTCGGTCGGTCACTCTATGACGGGGTGATGGAGTTGGGTGAGGTCGTGCGATTGGCTGGTGACGTTTAGGACGTCGTCGTCCGCAGCATTGGTAGCGAAAATCGTCAAGACTTTCGACGAACCATCGTGCAAGTCGAAACTCTTGACGAGTTTCGCTACTGGAGACTTGGGCTGTCGCGGAATTTGAGTTGCGGGTTGGTTAGACATCGGTGCGCGTGCCCTCCCCCGGAAACCTCGCTGAACGCTCGCTTTCCGACCCCTCCCGTTTCACGGGCGGGGTTCATCGCATCGCCCCGGATGGGGCTGGCGTGGGGATGAGGGATGGAGCCTTGCTCACGCGTCGGGTTTCTATTCGACGGGCTTGGAAGCCGATCGTACGGCGGCGCTCGCGTCGGATGGCGTCATTGAGAAAGTTCCATTGACAATTGACAATTTGAAATGGGTTAGGAGACGTTCGCCCCAGTCGCATTTTTCACTTTGCAGTTGTCGATTTCACTTTTTCAATGGTTGAGAACGCAAGGCTAGCGAGAACCTTTCCAGGTCAGTTGAGGCTCGTCGTCCGTGAGCTTTCCGGGGCCGCGGATTTCGGTGCCGGTGACCTTTTGAAGTCGGTCGCCGAGTTGTTGACGATAGACTTCGGCGGCTGCCTGCAGTTGTTGGACGACTTCGGGGTGGGCTTCGATCACATTGGTGGTTTCCGAAACGTCGGCGTCCAAGTCGTACAGCTCCAGGCCGGATTTGGTCATTGCATAACCATCGGGCATGCCGTCTTTTCCTGGTTCGCGATCACCAAGCGTTCGATAGGCATGCGGGAAAACCAATTTGAAACGTTCGTTGCGAATCGTTTGGAGTTGCCCGCCGCTGTAGTACCCGACGAAGGATTCGTGAGGGGATGTCGCGCCCGGAACATCCAACATCAAGTCCAGGATGGAGTGACCATCGATCTTTTGCGTGGGAGCCTCGCCGCCGGTCAACTCGACAATCGTTGGCAGGACATCGATGGTTGAGCAGAACGTGTCGCAGGTGGTGCCCGCAGGAATGGTGTCAGGCCACCACATCACGGTTGGTTCGCGAACGCCGCCTTCCCACTGGGTGCCTTTGCCTTCGCGAAGGGGACCGGCGCTGCCGGCGTGGTTGCCGTAGGAAAGCCACGGTCCGTTGTCGCTGGTGAAGATCACGAGCGTGTTCTTTTGTTGGTCGATGGATTCAATCGCCGAAAGGATCTGGCCGACCGACCAATCGACTTCCATCATCACGTCGCCGAACAGCCCTGCCCCGCTCTTGCCGCGAAAACGCTCGGAGACATACAGCGGGACGTGGACCATCGGATGAGGCAGATACAGCAAGAACGGCTTGTCACTGGATGGATCCTCGATGAACTCGACGCTGCGGCGGGTGAGTTCCACCGTCATCTGTTCTTGATCGGCCGGTTGGACATTGTCGTTGACGATTCGAGGTGGTTGGCCTGCGAAGGATTCGATGATTGGCAGCGGTGGCCAATTGCCGGGGTCGCTGGGATCTTTCTGTTGACGGCGGATGGTGTCCGGGTGCAGCGGCCACATGTCGTTGCTGTAGGGGATGCCGTAGAACTGGTCAAAGCCTTGATTGGTCGGCAAGAATTTGGGGTGATGTCCCAGGTGCCATTTGCCGTGGCAGGCGGTTCGATAGCCCGCGGATCGGCAGACTTCGGCGAAGGTGGTTTCGGAGGGAGCCAGGCCGATCTTGGCTTGAGGGCCGAGTGCTCCAGACAGCCCGAGACGGCGGTGGTAGCAACCGGTGAGAAGAGCCGAGCGTGACGCGGAGCAGACGGCGGACGAGACGCTGAAATCGGTGAACTTGCGGCCTTCGTTGGCCATTCGTTCCAGATTTGGCGTGGAGTAGCCTTGGGCACCAAAAGGGCCAATGTCGGCATAAGCCATGTCGTCCATGTAAATCACGACGATGTTCGGTCGTGATCCCGCCACATCATCGGGAGTGGCGGCGGAGGCGGGAAGAGTGGTGAAGAAGGCGGGGAGGCAAATTGCCAGGAGGTGAGGGAATCGCATGAGGTGGGTCAATCAGGGAGGAAGGTTCTTTGGGCCGCGCTGGCCCACCCTGTTTTACCATGAACAAAACCGCGAATGATCAACGGGCCGGATTCTCCCAGGGGAAGCTGGAGTGTTTGCAGGACACGTTTGCCGGCTGGAACTTCGATGGTGTGCTCGGTGATCGTGGTGCCATGGGCATCGTGATCTTTGCTTGAATCGGTGGGCGTTTGCGTGATCGCGGTCAACGGTCGTTCGATGGCAACGATCAGGGTTCCTGCGATCGGGCTGGTGACAGCGATGCTGAGCGAACGGGGTGCGGGCTGGTTGCTGGGGGCGGGCTCAATGGAAATTTCCAACGGTTGAGGCGGATGCAATCGCAAGGTTGGGTCGCCGAGCAATTGATAAAGCGCTGCGTGTTCCAAGCGTTCTTGTTGCAGGTCCGTTCCCGCGGGTGAAATCAACGAGGCCAGTGTGTCGACCATGACTCGCATGGTGGATTGTTTTCCCTGTTCTTTGGATTGCAGGCTGCGAGCGGCATGCAGCATCGCGTCTCCGATGCGGTCGCAACCGGTGTTTTGTTGGCCACCCGAGTAAACGGATTCCAGCAGTCCGAGTCCCATGCAAGCGTTGCCATACGGCATCGACAAGCGAGACGATGCGATCACCGCGATGGGGCCTCCGTCGGCGAGCACCATGCGTTCGGCCAAGCAGTCTCCTGGTGCGTCGTAGGCACCGGCGAAGCAAGCTAGCAACACTGCGATGGTCGCGCCGTTGGGAGCTCGTTTGAGCTGAGTCGTGTTTTGATTGTTGAGCAAGGATTCCACCGACCACTGCTGGCGGGCTGCCGGCGTCCCATCCGCCGCGGTTGTTTGCAGCAGTTCGAGGCGATCGATTTGGCCGTGGCCCGCATACACCCAAAAGCGTGCGCCGGTGCGATAGCGATTCAGGACCGCATCGGTGAACGATTTGCCGGGAGGACAAAACGGATGGTTGGGACTGGCATAGGCAATTTGTGGTTTCGCATCCGCTGGCAGAACCGTCGTGATCACCCCGCGAGTGACGGATTCGATGGCGGTGTCGACCATCGCCCCAAAGCCGCCGACTCCGCCGGTCAATTGAAAGGAGCGTCGCCAGAGTCCAAAGTCGTCTGAGTTTTCGTACGCTTCAATCCGCTGGACCACACTGGCCAATTGCTCGGCAGACCGAATCGGCAAGCGGCCGATGGCAGCGTCGCTGACCCGATCGCCGTCGCGATCACCATAAGGAAGATCGGTGGGCAGCGTGGACGTGGATCCGAATCGTGAGGTGATCGGAGCAGGAATCATCCAGGTGGGAATCTGGTGCGATTGATTGCGACGCGTGTCGTAATCGGGGGTGTCGCCAACAAGCACGATGTAACGGGTGGCGGCTCCACCGGCGTTCCAGATTTCTTGGTGCGTGAGCGTCGCGGTGTTCGCTGGTCGAACGGTCGCGATTCGAAGTCCTTCCTCGGATCTCATTTCGATCCAGGGTTGCAGGGCTGCGTCCAGTTCCGGCGAGGCGACCACGATGACATCCACGTCATCGGCCGAATTCGCAGTGGCGGGGAAGCAAACTGCCACCAGAGCTAGCAGAGCCAGCAAGCATGAGCCAAAAGGGAGGGGGCGACGATTCATTGCGATCCATCTCTTCAAAAGATTTTGAGTTCGTCCAGTGACAACGTCGACTGAGTCAGAACACAACGTCGACTCGGGCAAAACACGGAACGTTCTGCTCCATCATGCATCATCGAGCGACTCATCGGAAGTTGAATCTTCCAGTCGGTGCCCGGACAGCTCGCCGCGATACCGGCAGGATTCCAAGAAAGATTCCAGCAAAACCTGGGCGGCGACGGCATCGACACGTTGTTTGGTCTTTTTGCGGGTGGTTTTGCCTTGCCGGATCTTGGCGGTGGCGGCGACCGTTGTGAAACGCTCGTCGAAGAGACGCGTCGGCAGACCGGTGGTTTCCTTCAGCCAGGCCGCGAATTTTCGGCTTTCTTTGCTTTTGTCGCTCTCGCCACCGTCGCAGTGAATTGGAAGGCCAACGACCCAAGCAGCAATCCGTTCCGATTTCGCGAGGTCAATGAAGTACTGAGCATCTTTCTCGGGTGTGCTGACCGGATGGGTTTCCAGAGGACTGGCCAGGATCCAGTCGGGGTCACAAATCGCGACTCCAATGCGGACTGTTCCGTAGTCGACCGACGCCAATCGCCCGGTGGAAGGAAACCCGTCGTCGGGGATGTCGGTGGACGTTGGCATTCGAATGCTGGGCGAGATAGAAGAGAAATCAAAAAAGAATCACTCAGGGGACACTGATGTGTCCGAAACGTGACTCGGTTGATTCTATCGTCTTGGGCCAGAGAAGATCACTCCAACCAGAGGAGATCACTCCAAGTCGTTGCCCAGTTCGACGAACGAGGTCTTGGAATGGTTCAAACCACACTGAAGCGGTCCGGTCTATTTTTCTTCACTGAGTGCCTGGCCCCTGGGACGCTGGATCGGAGTCGTTCGGTCGAGCGGCGCGCCGAGAAGCGGTGTTCCATCGTTGGCGACTCGCATGGGTTGCAAGTGGAGGGCTCGATTCCAGCCTGGTTCAGGTCCCACTTTGGCATGGAAAATGTGCCACCATTGTTGGTTGTCGAGCGACGGAACGAAGCACGAATGGCCGACACCGTAGACCGTCTCGGTGCTCTGGAAAGCCGGTTCGGGCAACTTCTTCCAAGCATCGGGAGCCAGGGGATTGTCCTTCACCAATTCCAATCGGCCGAGCTTGTAGGTTGGCAACCAAGACGCACCGCAGGAATAGAGGAGCGAGGTCTTTCCTTTCGCTTGGAAAACCTCAGGGCCTTCGTTGAGCCCCCGTTGAGAAGCATCGGGTTCCACGCGTTCCCACCGATAGTCGTCGTTGTCGCAAATGAGAACGCGAGGCCCCGACAGTTCGGTCGGTGAGCTCATCGGAGCGATGTAGAGGTATTGATTGTCACTGCCCGGTTTGTCCCATCCCGACCAGATTGCGAACAGCTGGTCGTTGTGATTCAGAAGGGTCATGTCGATCGACCAGATGTTAGGCGATCGACCGTCTTCACCATCTCCGGTGGCCAAGGGACCGTGCAGGTTGTACTCGCCCAAAGGGTCAGATGTCTTGGATTCCAAGACGTAGGTCAGATGGTTGGCGTTGTCGCCATCCGAGGCGGCAAAGTAGACGTAGAAGCGGTCGCCAATCGCATGCAGTTCGGGGGCCCAAACCTCTTTGGAATAAGGTCCTTCGTCAGGTGCTTTCCAGACCAAGTGACGTTCGCCCATCGTGGTCAGATCGTCGCTTGCAAAGATGAGAATGCCACGGTCGTTGTCCGATTTGCACCATAGGTAGCGAGGTCGGTGCGGATCCCGAATCACCCAAGGGTCGGCCCCCTTTGCAATCGGATTCCGGAAATGCTGCTGTGAATCGCCAGTGGAAGCCTCTTGTCCGAGTGCATCGACTCCCGGCGAGAAGCCGAGGAGCCACGTGAAAACCAGTCCCGCAGCCATCAGTATGCAACGTCCGCCGTCAGCGCTCATCGATGTTTCCAGTTGAAAATGAAGGAGTGATCTCGCAATCGAAATTCTTGGGCAAGCTTCTGAATCAAGGGGCACGGACCTCACATGGAATGCTTGTCATTTCTTCACGATAGGAGCGTGTTTGCCTGCAGTCGCTATGGACGGGCGGTCAATGAGCGGGCGACGATGGTTTTGCATTCACGCCAGGTTGTCCGGGTGCCGAATGTTGTCACTGCGACAGCGATTCCAGGTAGTCCAGCAGCGAGGAAAGTTCAAAGGTGGTGTATTCATTCAGGACACCCGTTGGCATGACGGAAACCTCCGATGTCTTTCGGACTTCGATGTCTTCTTTTTCGATGGTGGTTTCGCTTCCGGTCTGATCGCG comes from the Rhodopirellula islandica genome and includes:
- the hisA gene encoding 1-(5-phosphoribosyl)-5-[(5-phosphoribosylamino)methylideneamino]imidazole-4-carboxamide isomerase — translated: MEIWPAIDLRHGKPVRLRQGDYDQQTTFGDDPVEFAKRWQESGAKRLHLVDLDAARGDSPDANRDAVQRIIEATGLPCQMGGGVRDEATIESLLKVGVTRLVVGSRALKDPDWFVEMCDKYPGKLVAGIDARDGMVATQGWLETSDVSAFEFATKLRSRTENIAAIVYTDIAKDGMMQGPNFEGLAEMAAASDIPLVASGGVTTYDDIKQLVEMKMPAAIVGRSLYDGVMELGEVVRLAGDV
- a CDS encoding sulfatase family protein yields the protein MRFPHLLAICLPAFFTTLPASAATPDDVAGSRPNIVVIYMDDMAYADIGPFGAQGYSTPNLERMANEGRKFTDFSVSSAVCSASRSALLTGCYHRRLGLSGALGPQAKIGLAPSETTFAEVCRSAGYRTACHGKWHLGHHPKFLPTNQGFDQFYGIPYSNDMWPLHPDTIRRQQKDPSDPGNWPPLPIIESFAGQPPRIVNDNVQPADQEQMTVELTRRSVEFIEDPSSDKPFLLYLPHPMVHVPLYVSERFRGKSGAGLFGDVMMEVDWSVGQILSAIESIDQQKNTLVIFTSDNGPWLSYGNHAGSAGPLREGKGTQWEGGVREPTVMWWPDTIPAGTTCDTFCSTIDVLPTIVELTGGEAPTQKIDGHSILDLMLDVPGATSPHESFVGYYSGGQLQTIRNERFKLVFPHAYRTLGDREPGKDGMPDGYAMTKSGLELYDLDADVSETTNVIEAHPEVVQQLQAAAEVYRQQLGDRLQKVTGTEIRGPGKLTDDEPQLTWKGSR
- a CDS encoding C25 family cysteine peptidase; amino-acid sequence: MNRRPLPFGSCLLALLALVAVCFPATANSADDVDVIVVASPELDAALQPWIEMRSEEGLRIATVRPANTATLTHQEIWNAGGAATRYIVLVGDTPDYDTRRNQSHQIPTWMIPAPITSRFGSTSTLPTDLPYGDRDGDRVSDAAIGRLPIRSAEQLASVVQRIEAYENSDDFGLWRRSFQLTGGVGGFGAMVDTAIESVTRGVITTVLPADAKPQIAYASPNHPFCPPGKSFTDAVLNRYRTGARFWVYAGHGQIDRLELLQTTAADGTPAARQQWSVESLLNNQNTTQLKRAPNGATIAVLLACFAGAYDAPGDCLAERMVLADGGPIAVIASSRLSMPYGNACMGLGLLESVYSGGQQNTGCDRIGDAMLHAARSLQSKEQGKQSTMRVMVDTLASLISPAGTDLQQERLEHAALYQLLGDPTLRLHPPQPLEISIEPAPSNQPAPRSLSIAVTSPIAGTLIVAIERPLTAITQTPTDSSKDHDAHGTTITEHTIEVPAGKRVLQTLQLPLGESGPLIIRGFVHGKTGWASAAQRTFLPD
- the ruvX gene encoding Holliday junction resolvase RuvX, translated to MPTSTDIPDDGFPSTGRLASVDYGTVRIGVAICDPDWILASPLETHPVSTPEKDAQYFIDLAKSERIAAWVVGLPIHCDGGESDKSKESRKFAAWLKETTGLPTRLFDERFTTVAATAKIRQGKTTRKKTKQRVDAVAAQVLLESFLESCRYRGELSGHRLEDSTSDESLDDA
- a CDS encoding glycoside hydrolase family 43 protein yields the protein MSADGGRCILMAAGLVFTWLLGFSPGVDALGQEASTGDSQQHFRNPIAKGADPWVIRDPHRPRYLWCKSDNDRGILIFASDDLTTMGERHLVWKAPDEGPYSKEVWAPELHAIGDRFYVYFAASDGDNANHLTYVLESKTSDPLGEYNLHGPLATGDGEDGRSPNIWSIDMTLLNHNDQLFAIWSGWDKPGSDNQYLYIAPMSSPTELSGPRVLICDNDDYRWERVEPDASQRGLNEGPEVFQAKGKTSLLYSCGASWLPTYKLGRLELVKDNPLAPDAWKKLPEPAFQSTETVYGVGHSCFVPSLDNQQWWHIFHAKVGPEPGWNRALHLQPMRVANDGTPLLGAPLDRTTPIQRPRGQALSEEK